In Picosynechococcus sp. PCC 7002, the following are encoded in one genomic region:
- a CDS encoding DUF4330 domain-containing protein: protein MALLDSKGRLFGKVSILDLGALLIILGVVFGIFFLPGRSGSVAQIGSAMEAIEVEVLVRGLSVKSPETFVAEFQGSETTSIVIRNQPFANVGIKSIELLPRTTPVPQPDGSVLPLNDPRPEVQNIGDFRIVLTSEAQKTDNGYVFGNNKVKIGHTLRLEGFNYDFNGSVIDIRAVEK from the coding sequence ATGGCTCTGTTGGATTCAAAAGGGCGTCTTTTCGGCAAAGTGAGCATCCTCGATCTGGGGGCACTTCTGATCATTCTCGGCGTAGTTTTTGGTATTTTTTTCCTCCCCGGTCGTTCGGGTTCCGTGGCCCAAATTGGGTCAGCCATGGAAGCGATCGAGGTGGAAGTCCTGGTGCGGGGTCTGAGTGTGAAGTCCCCAGAGACCTTTGTGGCAGAATTTCAAGGGTCTGAAACGACCTCCATCGTGATCCGCAATCAACCCTTTGCGAATGTCGGCATTAAGTCCATTGAGCTGTTGCCCCGGACAACCCCTGTGCCCCAGCCGGACGGCTCTGTTTTACCGTTGAATGATCCCCGTCCTGAGGTACAGAATATTGGGGATTTTCGGATTGTGTTAACCAGCGAAGCCCAGAAAACAGATAATGGCTATGTTTTTGGCAACAACAAGGTCAAAATTGGCCATACCTTGCGCCTTGAGGGGTTTAATTACGATTTCAATGGCAGCGTGATTGATATCCGGGCAGTGGAGAAATAG
- a CDS encoding ATP-binding protein: MILVGEHQAHFLEFFLETLRGIAAVQVAPSAAHLSALAIANHPELIIVNLDFVSRPERKLFAQLKSDLHSRDIPLIITTTDIHAQTRAEAFSFGADDVLLLPCTSTELQKRVQQQLNHKHLQALWSNQTEQLQRTITRQRILRVVINRIRRTLNLNEIFQSTTKEIHDALHCDRVVIYKFNPDWSGHFVAEAMSPQWRSLMNDASARQRELLKYSAVRDDRCIVKVFESELPGWVEDTYLQETQGGIYRQGNTYRAVHDIYKAGFPPCYIELLENFQAKAYITLPIFLGDRLWGLLGIYQNNAPRTWLTEEIEMLRQIATQLGVALQQAKLLETLQAAKEEAEKANQAKSQFLANMSHELRTPLSAILGFTELLTGDTNLTSDQLESLDIITQSAQHLLNLINDILSLSKIEAGETSVLREAFNLVEALNVIYDFVVLAAKQKQLELIFERDANVPEVIYLDEKKLKQVLINLLSNAIKFTEVGRVTLKITYDAHQQNLHFAVIDTGPGIPEHEQNKLFQVFQQTSTGIRSRQGTGLGLAISQQLVQLMGGEIRVTTAENQGSCFWFELSLASPEKDQADISIQAFVEHTGRSPKILLLKDQVEQRELLCQRLARAGIETQAIAMEAISNHPWQQWTPDLILVDLKLASVNGAEILSNIQQQLQTVPLTEDPKLIVITADIFQNQQDEHSRLACDDIIYHPVSLEELLGKVAHHLEQHRGILNPVDAHPKSQTSPS, from the coding sequence ATGATTTTAGTCGGTGAGCACCAAGCCCATTTCCTTGAATTTTTCCTGGAGACCCTCCGGGGTATTGCCGCAGTGCAGGTTGCCCCCAGCGCCGCCCATCTGTCGGCTTTGGCGATCGCCAATCATCCAGAACTGATCATTGTGAACCTCGATTTTGTGTCCCGTCCGGAGCGCAAACTGTTTGCCCAGCTTAAAAGTGATCTGCACAGCCGCGATATCCCCCTGATTATTACCACCACGGATATCCATGCCCAAACCCGGGCCGAGGCTTTCTCGTTTGGGGCCGATGATGTGTTGCTATTGCCCTGCACCAGCACCGAATTACAAAAACGTGTCCAACAACAACTTAACCACAAACATCTCCAAGCCCTGTGGTCAAACCAAACCGAGCAACTGCAACGGACAATCACCCGCCAAAGAATTCTCCGCGTCGTGATCAATCGGATTCGTCGTACCCTCAACCTCAACGAAATTTTTCAGAGCACGACTAAAGAAATCCATGATGCCCTGCACTGTGACCGGGTGGTGATCTACAAGTTTAACCCCGACTGGAGTGGTCACTTTGTAGCTGAGGCCATGTCTCCCCAATGGCGATCGCTGATGAATGACGCCAGTGCGCGACAGCGTGAACTCCTAAAATATTCCGCAGTGCGTGATGACCGTTGTATTGTCAAAGTTTTTGAAAGTGAGCTACCGGGCTGGGTAGAAGATACCTATCTCCAGGAAACCCAGGGGGGGATTTATCGTCAAGGCAATACCTACCGGGCAGTCCATGATATTTACAAAGCCGGGTTTCCTCCCTGTTACATCGAGCTCCTCGAAAACTTCCAAGCCAAAGCCTATATCACCCTACCGATTTTTCTAGGCGATCGCCTTTGGGGACTCCTCGGCATCTACCAAAACAACGCCCCCCGCACCTGGCTTACCGAGGAAATTGAAATGCTGCGGCAGATCGCCACCCAACTGGGTGTGGCCCTCCAACAGGCCAAACTCCTAGAAACCCTACAGGCAGCCAAGGAAGAGGCAGAAAAGGCAAACCAAGCAAAAAGTCAATTTTTGGCCAATATGAGCCATGAACTCCGCACACCCCTCAGCGCCATTTTGGGGTTTACGGAGCTACTCACGGGGGATACTAACCTCACTTCTGATCAACTCGAATCCCTCGACATCATTACCCAGAGTGCCCAGCACCTGCTGAACCTGATCAACGATATTCTCTCCCTCTCAAAAATTGAGGCCGGGGAGACCAGCGTCCTTCGAGAAGCCTTTAATCTCGTTGAAGCTCTCAATGTTATCTACGATTTTGTTGTCCTTGCGGCGAAACAAAAGCAACTAGAACTGATCTTTGAGCGTGATGCCAATGTACCGGAGGTGATTTACCTCGATGAAAAAAAGCTCAAGCAAGTCTTAATTAATCTCTTGAGTAATGCCATTAAATTTACTGAGGTGGGTCGCGTTACCCTCAAAATTACCTATGATGCCCACCAACAGAACTTACACTTTGCGGTAATTGATACGGGGCCTGGCATCCCAGAACATGAGCAGAACAAATTATTTCAGGTTTTTCAGCAAACCAGCACAGGAATCCGTTCGCGCCAAGGTACGGGCCTGGGCCTCGCCATCAGTCAGCAGTTGGTACAGCTCATGGGGGGAGAGATCCGGGTAACAACGGCAGAAAATCAGGGTAGTTGCTTTTGGTTTGAGCTGTCCCTCGCCTCGCCAGAAAAAGATCAAGCAGACATTTCAATTCAGGCTTTTGTAGAACACACGGGGCGATCGCCCAAAATTTTGCTCCTCAAGGATCAAGTCGAGCAGCGGGAATTACTCTGTCAGCGACTGGCCAGGGCTGGTATCGAAACCCAGGCGATCGCCATGGAAGCAATCTCCAATCACCCATGGCAACAATGGACACCAGACCTAATTTTGGTTGACCTGAAACTGGCCTCCGTCAATGGTGCGGAGATCTTGAGCAATATCCAACAACAGCTCCAAACAGTCCCCCTAACCGAAGACCCAAAACTCATCGTGATTACCGCTGATATCTTTCAAAATCAGCAAGATGAGCATTCGCGGTTAGCTTGTGATGACATTATTTATCACCCGGTCTCTTTGGAGGAACTTCTAGGTAAGGTTGCCCATCATTTAGAGCAACATAGGGGAATCTTGAATCCCGTTGATGCCCACCCAAAATCACAAACCTCCCCGTCCTAA
- a CDS encoding ABC transporter permease, with product MGKYWRILGLFWSTAIAAELEYRLNFFIAALSSVGNLAGSLFSLFLFYRTGYQFSGWTWQEAMLVVGMFTLLQGVANTFFSPNLNRIVQQVQEGTLDFVLLKPISSQFWLSARMISPWGLPDLVLGLGILVYIGLQLGLSPLNYVLSLVPIGFGMLILYSLWFMLGATSIWFVKIYNVTEVLRGFLEAGRYPIVAYPGVFRFFFTFIVPIVFLTTIPAETMLGRSPLGWIAGAGCLGLLLLLLSNVVWRFALRFYTSASS from the coding sequence ATGGGCAAGTATTGGCGCATTTTAGGACTGTTTTGGAGTACGGCGATCGCCGCCGAATTGGAGTATCGTTTAAATTTTTTCATTGCGGCCCTCAGTAGTGTGGGGAATTTGGCGGGCAGCCTGTTCAGCCTCTTTTTGTTTTACCGCACGGGGTATCAATTTTCCGGTTGGACTTGGCAAGAGGCGATGCTGGTGGTGGGCATGTTTACCCTCTTGCAGGGGGTGGCCAATACTTTTTTTTCGCCGAATCTCAACCGGATCGTGCAACAGGTACAGGAAGGCACCCTCGATTTTGTGCTGCTCAAGCCCATCAGTAGTCAATTTTGGCTCTCGGCGCGGATGATTTCCCCCTGGGGCTTGCCTGACTTGGTTTTAGGACTGGGAATTTTGGTCTACATCGGGCTGCAGTTGGGTCTGTCACCGCTCAATTATGTGTTGAGTCTGGTTCCCATCGGGTTTGGGATGTTGATCCTCTACAGCCTCTGGTTTATGTTGGGGGCAACGAGTATCTGGTTTGTGAAAATTTATAATGTCACCGAGGTGCTGCGGGGTTTCCTTGAGGCGGGGCGTTACCCGATTGTGGCCTATCCGGGGGTCTTTCGTTTTTTCTTTACCTTCATTGTCCCCATTGTTTTTTTAACGACCATTCCTGCGGAAACCATGTTGGGGCGATCGCCTCTGGGGTGGATTGCTGGTGCCGGTTGTTTGGGCCTGCTGCTGCTGTTATTGTCTAATGTGGTGTGGCGGTTTGCCCTACGGTTTTATACCAGTGCTTCTAGCTGA
- a CDS encoding IctB family putative bicarbonate transporter, translated as MAAVWQQILFLRFPFEPWLRASVSYRVFGLLQGWRGGSLLLQWAEPLGAMILCVLLVAAPFVSTTLIGFLLLACAGYWILLSLSDLPLGRVTGIHLLVALYGGIAAIATVLSPVKGAALSGLVQLLLYMIFFAFCARVLRSPKILAAVIWVYLMVSLVVSGYGIRQEFFGVEQLATWNDPLSEFANDTRVYSYLGNPNLLAGYLLGAIAFSGVAMLIWRTKIQKTLAAVMFVTNAACLFFTDSRGGWLAMVGAAIVGGLLLYSWYGDRLSPFWRKWLLPLCFGFGAGLLLIAVLGVDAIRLRLLSIFSWRGDSSNNFRINVWLAVLRMIGDRPLLGIGPGHDAFNAVYPQYMESRFSALSAYSIFLETAVETGLLGLTTFVWLLINIFSQALQSLKDFQSQHKIEGLWLVGAIAAMTGLLIQGLFDTVWYRPQVNTLWWLMVGIIAAQIPPCQPTGRDNPSP; from the coding sequence ATGGCGGCAGTGTGGCAGCAGATTCTCTTTTTGCGCTTTCCCTTTGAGCCTTGGTTACGGGCCAGTGTCAGTTACCGGGTGTTTGGACTTTTGCAGGGCTGGCGGGGCGGCAGTTTGCTATTGCAGTGGGCAGAACCCCTGGGGGCAATGATTCTCTGTGTATTGTTGGTGGCAGCGCCCTTTGTCTCGACAACCTTAATCGGATTTTTGCTGTTGGCCTGTGCGGGCTATTGGATTTTGCTAAGTCTGTCTGATCTGCCCCTGGGACGGGTGACGGGAATTCATCTTTTGGTTGCGCTGTATGGGGGCATCGCGGCGATCGCCACGGTCTTGTCGCCAGTTAAGGGGGCGGCCCTGTCTGGGTTGGTGCAGTTGTTGCTATATATGATTTTCTTTGCGTTTTGTGCGCGGGTCTTGCGATCGCCCAAAATTCTCGCGGCGGTCATTTGGGTGTATTTAATGGTGTCCCTGGTGGTGAGTGGCTATGGTATTCGTCAGGAATTTTTTGGGGTAGAACAGTTGGCCACCTGGAACGATCCCTTGTCGGAGTTTGCCAATGATACACGGGTTTACAGTTACCTAGGCAACCCGAATCTTTTGGCGGGTTATCTCCTGGGGGCGATCGCCTTTAGTGGCGTAGCGATGCTGATTTGGCGCACCAAGATCCAGAAAACTTTAGCAGCGGTCATGTTTGTAACCAATGCGGCTTGCTTATTTTTTACCGATAGTCGGGGGGGCTGGCTGGCGATGGTGGGAGCGGCCATTGTGGGGGGATTATTACTCTACAGTTGGTATGGCGATCGCCTCAGTCCTTTTTGGCGTAAATGGTTGCTGCCCCTGTGTTTCGGCTTTGGGGCGGGGTTACTACTCATTGCGGTATTGGGCGTTGATGCCATTCGCCTACGGTTGTTGAGTATTTTTTCCTGGCGGGGCGATAGTAGTAATAATTTCCGGATTAATGTGTGGTTGGCGGTGCTGCGGATGATTGGCGATCGCCCCCTGCTGGGGATTGGGCCAGGCCATGATGCCTTTAATGCGGTGTACCCCCAGTATATGGAAAGTCGTTTTTCGGCCCTGAGTGCCTATTCAATTTTTCTGGAGACCGCTGTGGAAACTGGTTTACTGGGTTTGACCACATTTGTGTGGCTGCTGATCAATATCTTTAGCCAAGCTTTACAAAGCCTTAAAGACTTTCAGTCCCAGCATAAAATAGAAGGACTATGGTTAGTTGGGGCGATCGCCGCGATGACAGGACTGTTGATCCAGGGCCTCTTTGATACCGTTTGGTATCGTCCCCAGGTCAATACCCTCTGGTGGTTGATGGTGGGCATTATTGCCGCCCAGATCCCCCCGTGCCAACCCACTGGAAGAGACAACCCCAGCCCTTAA